One part of the Chryseobacterium sp. 7 genome encodes these proteins:
- the ligD gene encoding DNA ligase D, giving the protein MLAKLSEEAFNDKDWLFEIKWDGYRAIADLRKDSPLFYSRNGISFLSKFDKIAQDFGQQKHHMILDGEVIAYDEQGKPNFQLLQQIGDNPSAAIAYQVFDLLWLNRHSTEDLPLIQRKELLKDALTETDQIRYCDHIPEKGIEFFNQMKKMKLEGMIAKRADSLYIENSRSSDWLKIKFSKTEEVIICGFTEPRGSRENFGALILGKYHNGKLIYCGHTGTGFNTVSLKKVYRQLQKLIVKSSPFETAPKTNMPVTWVKPELVCEIKYSEITKDGIFRHPVFITIREDKSPEDLKNPSFTEKPKEMNLKATSKKTEASEKEKEITLDKHFVKLTNQDKIYFPKDGITKGDVINYYQSVARYILPYLKNRPLSLNRFPNGIEEQGFYQKDAGDHIPDWIKTTQVFSESNDKNIDYIYCNDKATLAYLNNLGCIDLNPWNSSLPDLEHPDYLVLDLDPSSKNTFDDVIETALQVNEVLKAIKIKGYCKTSGSTGIHIYIPMGAQYDVDQVKDFAHILMKKVNEKLPKLTTLERSLQKRDHKKIYLDYLQNRTGQTLASVYSLRPKQGASVSMPLEWDELKPGLKPSDFTINNALDRIKEKGDLFKPVLGKGIDMMKALELLQNMD; this is encoded by the coding sequence ATGCTGGCCAAACTTTCCGAAGAAGCTTTCAATGATAAAGACTGGCTTTTTGAAATAAAATGGGATGGCTACAGGGCAATAGCTGATCTCCGAAAAGATTCCCCGCTCTTCTACTCCCGCAACGGAATTTCTTTTTTATCTAAATTCGACAAAATTGCTCAGGATTTCGGGCAGCAGAAACATCATATGATCCTGGACGGAGAAGTTATAGCTTATGATGAACAGGGTAAGCCCAATTTCCAGCTTTTACAACAAATCGGGGATAATCCCAGTGCAGCAATTGCTTATCAGGTTTTTGACCTTCTCTGGCTAAATAGACATTCTACAGAAGATCTTCCTCTTATCCAGCGAAAGGAACTTTTAAAAGATGCGCTGACAGAGACCGACCAAATAAGGTACTGTGATCATATTCCTGAGAAGGGTATTGAGTTTTTTAATCAAATGAAAAAAATGAAGCTGGAGGGGATGATTGCAAAACGCGCGGACAGTTTATATATTGAAAACAGCAGGAGCAGTGACTGGCTTAAAATCAAATTTTCTAAAACAGAGGAAGTAATTATTTGTGGTTTTACAGAACCCAGAGGATCAAGGGAAAACTTTGGTGCATTGATTTTAGGAAAATATCATAACGGAAAGCTTATCTACTGTGGCCATACAGGTACGGGATTTAATACGGTTTCTTTAAAAAAAGTATACCGGCAACTTCAAAAATTAATTGTAAAATCATCCCCGTTCGAAACAGCTCCCAAAACCAATATGCCTGTAACCTGGGTAAAACCTGAACTGGTATGCGAAATCAAATATTCTGAAATAACAAAGGATGGGATCTTCAGACATCCTGTTTTTATAACCATCAGAGAAGACAAAAGTCCGGAAGACCTCAAAAATCCATCCTTCACCGAAAAACCTAAAGAAATGAATTTGAAAGCAACATCAAAAAAAACTGAAGCTTCTGAGAAAGAAAAAGAAATTACTCTGGACAAACATTTTGTAAAGCTTACGAACCAGGATAAAATCTATTTTCCCAAAGACGGTATCACCAAAGGAGATGTTATTAACTATTATCAATCAGTTGCCAGATATATTCTGCCTTACTTGAAAAACCGGCCGCTTTCTCTCAATCGTTTTCCCAATGGAATTGAGGAACAGGGTTTTTATCAGAAAGATGCCGGAGACCACATTCCGGACTGGATAAAAACTACTCAGGTATTTTCTGAATCCAATGATAAAAACATCGATTATATTTACTGTAATGATAAAGCAACATTAGCTTATCTGAATAATCTGGGGTGTATTGACCTCAACCCCTGGAACAGTTCTTTGCCGGATCTTGAACATCCTGATTACCTTGTTTTAGATCTTGATCCTTCTTCAAAGAACACCTTTGATGATGTGATTGAAACTGCACTTCAGGTAAATGAAGTTTTAAAAGCCATTAAAATAAAAGGGTACTGCAAGACCTCAGGAAGTACGGGAATCCATATTTATATTCCGATGGGAGCCCAATATGATGTCGACCAGGTAAAAGATTTTGCCCATATTCTTATGAAAAAGGTAAATGAAAAACTGCCTAAGCTTACCACTTTAGAAAGAAGCCTTCAAAAAAGAGATCACAAAAAAATCTATCTTGACTATCTGCAAAACAGAACTGGGCAAACATTGGCCAGTGTCTACAGCTTAAGACCCAAACAGGGCGCTTCGGTTTCTATGCCCCTGGAATGGGATGAATTAAAACCCGGATTGAAACCAAGTGATTTTACGATCAATAATGCTCTGGACAGAATCAAAGAAAAAGGTGATTTGTTCAAACCGGTTCTGGGTAAAGGAATTGATATGATGAAGGCTCTGGAGCTGCTACAGAATATGGATTAA
- a CDS encoding mechanosensitive ion channel family protein: MNDLELNKIQQHWDTLISSVISWAPRIFTAIISALLIYLIGSWMIRMIKKLVAKAFKKRNMEASLQHFLLNIINWGLNILLFIVVVTQLGVQTSAFVAMIGAAGLAVGLALQGSLTNFAGGILILLLKPFKIGDFISTNSGVSGTVDAIDIFHTKLITPQNQLIVIPNGVVSNNSITNFTQLGTRRTALDIGIAYDADLRRTKDILMSVIRSNQYALATPAPQVVVTELGESAVNVSVRVSTATENFWTMNEELIIGCKEALDKAGIGIPFPQRDIHVYNQ, translated from the coding sequence ATGAACGATTTAGAACTGAACAAGATTCAACAGCACTGGGACACATTAATTTCTTCAGTAATTTCATGGGCACCAAGAATTTTTACTGCAATTATTTCCGCATTATTAATTTATCTGATTGGATCTTGGATGATAAGAATGATCAAAAAGCTGGTGGCAAAAGCGTTCAAAAAACGTAATATGGAAGCTTCCCTTCAGCATTTTCTTTTAAATATAATCAATTGGGGACTTAATATTCTGTTGTTTATCGTTGTTGTAACGCAGCTGGGAGTACAAACTTCGGCTTTTGTAGCCATGATTGGTGCTGCGGGTTTGGCTGTAGGTTTAGCATTACAGGGATCGTTGACCAATTTTGCAGGAGGAATATTAATCTTATTATTAAAACCTTTTAAAATAGGCGATTTTATTTCCACTAATTCCGGAGTTTCAGGAACTGTAGATGCTATAGATATCTTTCATACGAAATTGATCACTCCACAAAACCAATTGATCGTTATTCCGAACGGAGTGGTTTCAAATAATAGTATTACGAATTTTACCCAATTGGGAACAAGAAGAACAGCATTGGATATTGGAATTGCTTATGATGCAGATCTTAGGCGGACAAAAGATATTTTGATGAGTGTTATCAGAAGTAATCAATATGCTCTTGCTACGCCTGCTCCACAGGTAGTAGTGACGGAGTTGGGTGAAAGTGCCGTGAATGTATCAGTAAGAGTAAGTACTGCTACAGAAAACTTCTGGACTATGAATGAAGAATTAATCATCGGTTGTAAAGAAGCTCTCGATAAAGCGGGAATTGGAATTCCTTTTCCGCAAAGAGATATTCATGTTTATAATCAATAA
- a CDS encoding SDR family NAD(P)-dependent oxidoreductase, whose protein sequence is MNQNTNKTVLILGANSDVAKQCIKQYVEKGFVVIAASRNTASLEDFIHFNHLDRSKVSVLSFDAADFDSHQKFYSDLSTKPHIVVYAAGFLVDNQNALADFKGAKQMMEVNYMGGVSILSIIAMDKSNKNLERIIGLSSLSGVRGRKSNFVYGSTKAAFTQFLAGLRQELASRKIIVNALVIGYIRTKINEGLELNESLIMEPDYVARCIVNAGNSFTIVPNYKWKIIYFILKMLPESLAAKLP, encoded by the coding sequence ATGAATCAAAACACAAACAAAACAGTTCTTATTCTGGGCGCCAATTCAGATGTGGCAAAGCAATGCATTAAGCAATATGTAGAAAAAGGATTTGTGGTAATTGCAGCTTCCAGAAATACCGCATCTTTGGAAGATTTTATTCATTTCAATCATCTTGACCGCTCAAAAGTTTCTGTTTTGTCTTTTGATGCAGCGGATTTTGATTCTCATCAGAAATTCTATTCTGATCTTTCCACAAAACCTCATATCGTGGTATATGCGGCAGGATTTTTAGTCGACAATCAAAATGCTTTGGCAGATTTCAAAGGTGCTAAACAAATGATGGAGGTCAATTATATGGGTGGTGTTTCTATACTGAGCATTATTGCGATGGATAAAAGCAACAAAAATCTTGAAAGAATCATCGGTCTATCCTCCCTGTCTGGGGTAAGAGGGAGAAAAAGCAATTTTGTCTACGGAAGTACCAAAGCGGCATTTACCCAGTTTCTTGCCGGATTAAGACAGGAGCTTGCTTCCCGTAAAATCATTGTGAATGCTTTAGTCATTGGTTATATCAGAACAAAAATCAATGAAGGGTTGGAATTGAATGAGTCATTGATCATGGAGCCGGATTATGTGGCAAGATGTATTGTGAATGCAGGAAACTCCTTCACTATTGTTCCGAATTACAAATGGAAGATCATTTACTTTATTTTAAAGATGCTTCCGGAAAGCCTGGCCGCAAAATTACCTTAA